AGCGGATATGCTTAGGTAGAGCCTTTATGCAAAAATTAGTAAAACGATCAGGCTCTGGCATGCTTAAATCAGGTATATTCATACCCTTTTCAAATATTTTTTCCTTGCCCTCTAATATATTAATATTTGCTCTCATAAAGCCCCAAAATAGCCCAGAGCTTCCGCCCTTACCATAGATTAAGCCAATAGCACAGTAGCACACCACTTGTGGTAATATAAAATCAAATATATTTTCACTTTGCTGCTTACTTGGTTCATGTTTAAAATATGCAGTGCTTACTACCATTTGCCAAAGTCTATTTTGATAAATATTTAAGATGTCAAAATATTTTTGTGCTTCATTTGACATATATTCTTTAGGATTGCACCAAAACTCTGCTAATTTTTTTATAAGCTCAAAGGTCTCCTTTTTATTTAAAAGCTCATCATTTGCACCAAAAAATACCTTTTTCTTTTTAGTATTTGCCTTATCTTTTTTGGTGAAAAAATCTAGTGTGCTAGGAATTACTGTATCTACTTCATTATGCTGTGCTCTTATGATATGCTCTAGTTGTGTAAATAAAAAACTTATATTTTCTTTATTTAGATAGCTTGAGTTGGCTATTTTAGATTCTAAGCTTTTCCATTCTCTAGCAAAGTTTAATCTATCCTCACTATTTAACTTAGCATAAATTATACCCTTAAAAATATCTGCTGTATCAAGAGAAACTCCACGATTATTAAGAGTATTAAAGATTCTTAAAGCATTATCTTGCCCATCGCATTCAATAGGTAAAATAATGCAATTTTTAAGTAAGCACAAACAAAAACCATACCAATTATCAGGTTTATCTTGAGCTAATTCATCCACTTTTTTCACAAAATACAAATAATTTTTTTCATAATTTGACTTTGACTTTTTAATAGTATTATCAATATCTTCTTTATCAAAATCATATTTATCACTTAAGATATCGTTAAGCAAGGTATTATCAGAATCTATTGCTACCTCGCTTGTTAAATGTGCTTTAGAATAATCTACCGAACCATCAAGTGGATCAGTATCCCATAAACAAGAAGCAAGGGAATCAAGTAATTTTTGTATTCTTAAATTATTACTTTGATTTAATGCCTTTCTATACAAGACACGGATTAAAAGACTGAGAGTTGTAGTTCTTTGCTGACCGTCTATTATGTTTTGTCTGCCATTTTCCTTATCGCAGAGCCTAAGAAATACTCTTCCTCGCTATCCTCTTGTTTATTATCAAAAAATTATACACATCATCAAAAAGTTGCTCACACTCATCCTCTCCCCACACATAGGCTCTTTGATACATTGGTATAACGAATTTATTTTTAGATAAATAATCCAACACGTTTTTACGCTCTGTTTTCATTTCTGCCATTTTAAACTCCTTAAAATAATTTTATAGAATATTATAGCTTATAAAAAATCAAAATTATATTAAAATTAAGCTTATTTTAAAGGCTTGCTTTGTGCTTAGGCTTTGTTTAAATTTGAGTTTTACAATGAGCTTTTAGTGGTAGGCGATCGTGCAAAAACCTCATTTTTATCCTTAAGTCATCGCAAAGGGGTAAGATTAAGGAAAAATAAAGTAAATAGAGTTTTTCATCTTTTATTTTTTAGAGACATTTTAAAAGAATATCTCAAAAATAAATTGAAAAAATATAAATTTAATTTTTTTAGTGATATTATAATTATGCAATTTTAAAAGGAGTGGCTATGGAAAATTTAGAGAATGAGAATTTAAAAACTAAGATAGAAAGGGTTGTGGAGCTTTTGAGTGCTGAAAGGGGTATATGTGTAGCTATAAAGGGAAGTTGGGGTGTTGGTAAAAGCTATGTATGGCATGAAAGAATAGCTAAGGAATTGAAAGAAGATATTTTATTAAAAGATAAAGAAAACGATAAGTCAAGTTTAAAATGTCTAATAAAAATATCTTTTTGTCTAAAAAAATTAGTTTTTTGCCCACTAATAAAAATCTTTCTTATGCTTCGTAATATCGTTTGCGAGTTTTGCGAGTTTTGCGAATTTCGTAAGGATAATAAGAAAGAAATTATCACTTCTTATGAGGATAATAAAAAAGAAATCGTTACCATTTCTCTTTTTGGTAAAGAGCATTATCAGCAAATTTTAGATGAAATCGTGCTTAAACTTTATGGAAGAAAAAATAAAATCTTAAAAAGTTTTAAGGGGATATCAGTAGGAGGCCTTCCATTAGGCTTGCTTTTGTCTTCGTTTGAAAAAGAAGAATTTAAAAATATTATTATATGCTTTGATGATATAGAAAGAAAGTCAAATAAATTAAGAATGAAAGAATTATTAGGCCTTGTAGCAGAGCTTAAGGAAAGAAAAGAATGTAGCGTGGTTTTAATATTTAATGAAGATGAGCTAGTTCCTGAAAAACAAGACGATAATAAACAAGATAATAAAAAAGAAAGAGGGACAGATCGGTACAACTTTGGAAGCTATAAGGAAAAATATGTAGATCAAGATGGTAAGAAGGAAAAAGAGAATCAAGAATCAGATAATCTTATAGAAAAAGAAAAAAGGATAGATTTGGAGGATTTTAAGGCCCATAAGGAAAAAAGTATAGATTATGAAATAAGCATAGAGGATAATGAAGAGGTTCAAAAGCTGATCATAGAAGAAAGTAAATTAGAGCCAAAGGCACAAAATATATTATGTAAATTGTTGCCATTTGATGAAAATTTAAGAGCCTTAAAAAATATGATTGATACAGTGGCTTATTTTAATGAAAAATGTGAGCTTAAGGAGTATTTAGAAGATGATAAATTTAACTCGGTAACAAGGGCACTTTATGAGGCAATTAGTAAAGATTGTAAGAGTTTTAAGGATAAAAATTATAATAGCAAGACAAATGAAAATAAATTTGGATATGTTCTAGGAAAATATAGCAAAAATAATGTTTTAGATGAAAATAATATAAAAAATATTAGGGCTGAATTTCAAAAGCATGATTTATATACTAAGGCTGAGGAATTTAGAACAAATTGTGTAAAACTTTTTTATGAAACCAATTTGAATGAAGAAGAAAAGCAAGAATTAATTAATAAAAATATAAAACTTTTGCAAAAATTACAAAAAGAAAAAAGTCTTAATTTAATCAAGGGTTATTATAGCGATGAGCTTATTTTAAGTTTTCTTAATCAACATCAAAATAATAAATTTGAGCAAGAATTACGAGAGGAAATAATGCGAAATTTTATATTACAAGAAAAGCCTTTAGATGAAAAATGTTTGCTATACAAGCTTTTGACAAAGGATGGGGATAAAGATTTGGTTGGGCAATTTAAAGAAATCCAAGAAAAAGAAAGTAAAAAGAAACATAAAGAAAAAGAAGAGTCTAAAAAAGAAAGTCTTAATGAATATCTTATTAAAAATAAGGTGCTTAATACACAAGACATTTTAAAAAATATTGATAAGCTTAAAAAATACAGCAAAGAAGATTTTATGGAAGAATTTGAAAAAAAGGGTTATTTTTATAAACTGGTTAATGACTTTATTGGTGAGAATTTGAACGATCTTTCACATTTTGATAATTCTTTGATATATACTCTTAGTAATGTGAATAGCTCAAAAATAAAGGAAAGTAATATGTATCAAGCTTTATTAGAAATAGAAAAATCTAATTAAGAATTTATTAGAGCTAATTTTTCCATATTAGGCTTTAAGAGTTTGAATGAATTTTTAAACCTAGATAAGGCTTTTTGAGTATAATTTTAAGATAAATAAAGGATAAACTTATGAATAACTACAAACTCTTTTAGTATCTTCGTAATTTTTTGGAGTGATCTTTGTGGTGATGAAAAAATCCTCCCTCTTAAGCCCGCCTTTTATGGTAGCTTTAACCCCAGCTCCTACCTCACTTTCATTTTGATAATACTGAGCCGTGTCAATGAGGCGGTAACCCACACTAATAGCTTCTTCAACGCTTTTTTGAGCATCAGAGCCTGAAATTTGAAAAGTGCCAAAGCCAAGTAGGGGCATTTGAAGCCCATTATAGAATTTAAGTTTTGGCATTTGAGCCTCCTT
The Campylobacter sp. MIT 99-7217 genome window above contains:
- a CDS encoding DUF262 domain-containing protein; the protein is MIDGQQRTTTLSLLIRVLYRKALNQSNNLRIQKLLDSLASCLWDTDPLDGSVDYSKAHLTSEVAIDSDNTLLNDILSDKYDFDKEDIDNTIKKSKSNYEKNYLYFVKKVDELAQDKPDNWYGFCLCLLKNCIILPIECDGQDNALRIFNTLNNRGVSLDTADIFKGIIYAKLNSEDRLNFAREWKSLESKIANSSYLNKENISFLFTQLEHIIRAQHNEVDTVIPSTLDFFTKKDKANTKKKKVFFGANDELLNKKETFELIKKLAEFWCNPKEYMSNEAQKYFDILNIYQNRLWQMVVSTAYFKHEPSKQQSENIFDFILPQVVCYCAIGLIYGKGGSSGLFWGFMRANINILEGKEKIFEKGMNIPDLSMPEPDRFTNFCIKALPKHIRYILAIYTLIYDKNQEWEWNYKGKNCSVIKGEIEHILPKKWQEGNYQVRKDDAGKFLEHIGNKSLLEKKINIHCGNDYFLNKKEKYLESKFLELKK
- a CDS encoding DUF262 domain-containing protein, yielding MAEMKTERKNVLDYLSKNKFVIPMYQRAYVWGEDECEQLFDDVYNFLIINKRIARKSIS
- a CDS encoding P-loop NTPase fold protein, which translates into the protein MENLENENLKTKIERVVELLSAERGICVAIKGSWGVGKSYVWHERIAKELKEDILLKDKENDKSSLKCLIKISFCLKKLVFCPLIKIFLMLRNIVCEFCEFCEFRKDNKKEIITSYEDNKKEIVTISLFGKEHYQQILDEIVLKLYGRKNKILKSFKGISVGGLPLGLLLSSFEKEEFKNIIICFDDIERKSNKLRMKELLGLVAELKERKECSVVLIFNEDELVPEKQDDNKQDNKKERGTDRYNFGSYKEKYVDQDGKKEKENQESDNLIEKEKRIDLEDFKAHKEKSIDYEISIEDNEEVQKLIIEESKLEPKAQNILCKLLPFDENLRALKNMIDTVAYFNEKCELKEYLEDDKFNSVTRALYEAISKDCKSFKDKNYNSKTNENKFGYVLGKYSKNNVLDENNIKNIRAEFQKHDLYTKAEEFRTNCVKLFYETNLNEEEKQELINKNIKLLQKLQKEKSLNLIKGYYSDELILSFLNQHQNNKFEQELREEIMRNFILQEKPLDEKCLLYKLLTKDGDKDLVGQFKEIQEKESKKKHKEKEESKKESLNEYLIKNKVLNTQDILKNIDKLKKYSKEDFMEEFEKKGYFYKLVNDFIGENLNDLSHFDNSLIYTLSNVNSSKIKESNMYQALLEIEKSN
- a CDS encoding aldo/keto reductase translates to MQKRREFLKKGAKFALASSFLSLNSLNLFANNIKEAQMPKLKFYNGLQMPLLGFGTFQISGSDAQKSVEEAISVGYRLIDTAQYYQNESEVGAGVKATIKGGLKREDFFITTKITPKNYEDTKRVCSYS